A window of the Motacilla alba alba isolate MOTALB_02 chromosome 17, Motacilla_alba_V1.0_pri, whole genome shotgun sequence genome harbors these coding sequences:
- the ARPC5L gene encoding actin-related protein 2/3 complex subunit 5-like protein codes for MARSTLSSRFRRLDIDQYDENRFVEEPEEAAAAEPDAGPEVEALLRQGEALRAFHTAIRSSPGSSRSQAMKEQAQGTMLKVLTSFKSSEIEQAVNSLDRNGVDLLMKYIYKGFEKPTENSSAILLQWHEKALAVGGLGSIIRVLTARKTV; via the exons atGGCGCGGAGCACGCTCTCGTCCCGCTTCCGCCGCCTCGACATCGACCAGTACGACGAGAACCGCTTCGTGGAGGAGCccgaggaggcggcggcggccgagccCGATGCCGGGCCCGAGGTGGAGGCGCTGCTCAGGCA AGGCGAGGCGCTGCGGGCCTTCCACACGGCCATCCGCagctccccgggcagcagcaggagccaggcgATGAAG GAGCAGGCCCAGGGAACGATGCTTAAAGTGCTCACatcttttaaaagcagtgaaataGAACAAGCGGTGAATTCCTTAGACAGAAACGGTGTTGATTTGTTAATGAAGTACATTTATAAAGGATTTGAAAAGCCgacagaaaacagcagtgcaATATTACTTCAGTGGCATGAAAAG GCACTGGCAGTAGGAGGCCTGGGCTCCATAATAAGAGTTCTCACAGCAAGAAAGACTGTGTAA